The proteins below come from a single Zea mays cultivar B73 chromosome 8, Zm-B73-REFERENCE-NAM-5.0, whole genome shotgun sequence genomic window:
- the LOC103636032 gene encoding protein ALTERED PHOSPHATE STARVATION RESPONSE 1: MGSSSSKVDNEEPVRRSKDRRRLMKQLVRRRPELAAAHIAYLHALRNTGATLRQFVELESALSQQPPVGLAAPPSPTPQSLPQPQPPPPPEPSLPPSPHPPPPLPFSPVTTIRKMEKRDGEFPPPPPPLVLSPIRLRKRDDEIHVGDFTDDDDDTDSCSTPLPPPLPPGIDWEDLDPYNVRPLSFPSPFADRNDEEVASQVAMDNGPEVHTEFDGEEDESVLGIVDRVHVNPAKSRALGDGNSSTVSQVTKDSDSVAVPWRSMKSLVEIVKEIDEYFLKAAASGNDVVILLDSAGGRPDALEMEANKGAGKKSKSAKVFSTLSWSWSFKSQQANSESTVLNSSASGYGYHGKTLEKLYEEEQKLYKLIKDEEFARLQYKKHVSVLQKLESGEHDRLHAERVRDAIEELQTRIISLEEAVSLACFSISNLRDEELYPQIIELSAGLVHMWKNMHECHQVQNHIAQQLSLIGNRPGSEPTSDIHYQATSQLEIEVSGWHTAFCNLITLQREYISILNQWISLTDCLPDDGGLMRSSSGIRSLSKELQHALDRLPEKVAAEAIKTFMSIIHSIVVQQSEERQLKKKSDNMDSKFQTQLEKHSDNSIQNSAQPPNKNHYSVSKNETKLDAFRKKVEEEKARYLTSVRESRAMTLNNLQTALPNVFHALEGFSGVCVQAFEGIS; encoded by the exons ATGGGTTCCTCCAGCTCTAAAGTGGACAATGAGGAGCCCGTGAGGCGCTCCAAGGACAGGAGGCGGCTCATGAAGCAGCTGGTGCGCCGCCGCCCAGAGCTTGCAGCTGCGCACATTGCATACCTGCACGCCCTCCGCAACACAGGAGCCACTCTCCGGCAATTTGTGGAGCTGGAGTCTGCTTTGTCACAGCAGCCTCCGGTAGGCCTTGCGGCGCCGCCCTCGCCTACTCCACAGTCGCTGCCGCAGCCGCAGCCCCCGCCACCTCCTGAACCCTCACTGCCACCCTCGCCACACCCCCCGCCGCCTCTGCCTTTTAGTCCAGTAACCACCATAAGAAAGATGGAGAAGAGGGATGGTGAattcccaccaccaccaccacctctgGTTTTGAGTCCAATAAGATTAAGAAAAAGGGATGATGAGATCCATGTGGGTGATTTTACCGATGATGACGATGACACTGACAGCTGCTCAACTCCTCTACCACCACCCCTGCCACCCGGTATAGATTGGGAGGACTTGGATCCTTACAACGTTCGCCCCTTGAGTTTCCCATCTCCATTTGCTGACAGGAACGATGAAGAGGTGGCCTCGCAGGTTGCCATGGACAATGGTCCTGAGGTACACACAGAATTTGATGGAGAGGAGGATGAAAGTGTGCTTGGCATTGTGGATAGGGTCCATGTGAATCCAGCCAAGAGTAGGGCTCTGGGTGATGGCAACTCTTCAACTGTGAGCCAGGTAACAAAGGATTCAGACTCTGTGGCAGTGCCTTGGAGGAGTATGAAGTCACTTGTAGAGATTGTTAAGGAGATTGACGAGTACTTCTTGAAAGCAGCAGCAAGTGGTAATGACGTTGTGATTCTTTTGGACTCTGCTGGTGGGCGGCCTGATGCCTTAGAGATGGAGGCAAACAAAG GCGCAGGAAAGAAATCCAAATCAGCGAAGGTTTTCTCCACGCTTTCTTGGAGCTGGTCTTTTAAATCTCAGCAGGCTAACAGTGAATCCACAGTTCTGAATTCTAGTGCTTCTGGATATGGTTACCATGGCAAGACACTAGAGAAGCTTTATGAAGAGGAGCAAAAACTCTACAAGTTAATCAAG GATGAAGAATTTGCAAGGCTCCAGTATAAGAAACATGTCTCAGTGCTACAAAAGCTAGAATCAGGGGAGCATGATAGACTGCATGCAGAAAGAGTTCGGGATGCTATTGAAGAACTGCAAACTCGGATAATCTCATTGGAGGAAGCTGTGAGTTTAGCATGTTTTTCCATATCAAATCTCAGAGACGAGGAATTATATCCTCAGATTATTGAATTATCTGCAGG GCTTGTGCATATGTGGAAAAACATGCACGAGTGCCATCAGGTCCAGAACCACATTGCCCAGCAACTTAGTCTCATTGGCAACAGACCTGGGAGTGAACCAACAAGTGACATTCATTACCAGGCAACATCTCAGCTGGAAATTGAGGTGTCTGGATGGCACACTGCCTTCTGCAATCTCATCACGTTACAGCGTGAATACATTAGCATCCTTAACCAATGGATTAGTCTCACAGACTGCCTTCCAGATGATGGTGGCTTAATGAGGAGTTCATCTGGAATCCGTAGCCTCTCCAAGGAACTCCAGCATGCTCTTGACAGGCTACCGGAGAAG GTAGCAGCTGAAGCAATAAAGACCTTTATGTCAATCATACACTCTATAGTTGTACAGCAGAGTGAAGAGCGCCAACTAAAGAAGAAGTCAGATAATATGGATAGCAAGTTCCAGACCCAGTTAGAGAAACACAGTGATAATTCAATTCAAAACTCGGCACAGCCTCCAAATAAGAATCACTATTCAGTATCAAAGAATGAAACGAAACTGGATGCATTTAGAAAGAAGGTCGAGGAGGAGAAGGCCAGATACCTAACCTCTGTTAGGGAAAGCCGAGCCATGACACTGAACAATCTGCAGACAGCCCTTCCAAATGTGTTCCATGCTCTGGAGGGATTCTCAGGAGTGTGCGTGCAGGCATTTGAAGGTATCAGCTGA